One Sphingobium sp. Cam5-1 genomic window, ACAGCACGCGTTCGACGTCCGGCGTGTCGGGCAGCATCAGGACAAGGCATTCGACCTCGGCCGCCACATCCGCGGGCGTAGTGCAGGCGATCGCACCGCCTTCGCGCAGCTCATCCGGCATCGGCGTGCGGTTGGCACAGCTGTAGATCGCATGGCCCGCCGCCTGTAGATGCCCGGCCATGGGACGGCCCATGATGCCAAGGCCGATGAAACCGATCTTCATGTCACGCCCTCCTGAGATTTCAGATAATCGCGCGCCCAACCGAGGCCCGCCTTCGTGTCGCCCGCAGGCCGGTATTCGCATCCGATCCACCCGGCATAGCCCAGCGCGTCGATGTGGCTCAGCAGCCAGGGATAATTGATCTCGCCGGTGCCGGGTTCGGCGCGGCCAGGATTGTCGGCCAATTGCATATGGCCGATGCGAGGAAGCAAACGCTCGATCGTGCGGGCCAGATCGCCTTCCATGATCTGCATATGATAGATGTCATATTGCAGGCGGACATTGGCGCGGCTCGCCTCGTCGATCACCGACAATGCTTCGGCGATGGTGCCATAGAAATAGCCCGGAATATCGACGCGCGTGTTGATCGGTTCGATCAATATCTCGATGCCATCGGCCGCCGTCAGGTCGGCTGCGTAGGCGATATTTTCCACCAATACAGCCCGGCATTGCGCGCTCGCGGGCGCCTTCCCCGCCATCAGGTGAAGGCGCGGGCAGCCCAGCGCTTTGGCATAGTCCAGCCCTTTAGCGACGCCCGCGCGAAACTCCTCCACGCGATCAGGCAGCGCCGCGATGCCCCGCTCTCCGCCGACCCAATCACCAGCGGGGAGGTTGAACAGCACGACGTCCAGCCCGCATCGCCGCGCCCGTTCAGCCGCCTCTTCCGCGCCATGGTCATAGGGAAACATGAACTCGACGGCGAAAAAGCCAGCTTCCGCCGCCGCATCGAAGCGGTCGAGGAAAGGCAGGTCCTGGAACATCATCGACAGATTGGCGGCCAGCTTGACCATGTCTCTTCCTCTCTTTTCAATTCGCGCCCGGTCAGAAGGCGATACCCAGCACCAGATCCATGACATTGGTGCCCGTGGGTCCGGTGCGGAACAGGTCGCCAGTCGCGTCGAACAACCGGTAGCTGTCATTGCGCGCCAGCATCTCCGCCGGGTTGAGTCCCACCGCCCGCGCGCGCTCGTGAAGCCCGCCATCGGCAAAAGCCCCCGCCGCATCGGTTGGCCCGTCGGTGCCATCGGTGCCAGCGGCAAGCAGAACGGCATTGTCCTGCCCGGCCAACGCCATGGCGGCGACCAGGGCAAATTCCTGGTTGCGTCCGCCC contains:
- the otnI gene encoding 2-oxo-tetronate isomerase, producing MVKLAANLSMMFQDLPFLDRFDAAAEAGFFAVEFMFPYDHGAEEAAERARRCGLDVVLFNLPAGDWVGGERGIAALPDRVEEFRAGVAKGLDYAKALGCPRLHLMAGKAPASAQCRAVLVENIAYAADLTAADGIEILIEPINTRVDIPGYFYGTIAEALSVIDEASRANVRLQYDIYHMQIMEGDLARTIERLLPRIGHMQLADNPGRAEPGTGEINYPWLLSHIDALGYAGWIGCEYRPAGDTKAGLGWARDYLKSQEGVT